DNA from Rosa rugosa chromosome 6, drRosRugo1.1, whole genome shotgun sequence:
cattttggttttctatttttgaaaggaaaaataaCTTCGAGCTATTTTAGTTGAATTTCGATTATTTTTAAACTATCTATAGCTTTTGAAAATtattaaaatttttcttttgtcaaaatTTATCTTTCAAGCCTGTAGAATTAAACTTGACGTCGTTACGAGTTTGTAAGAATTTTTAAAGGAATTTTCAGACACTCGAgctatttttaatgatttttggaaGTTGGTATTAtccaaaaattatttaaaaatatagtttTAGAGGTGGTTTAATCTGGAGCGTGTATTTCAAACATCGTTAGATATGAACCGTTGACTTTAACTATATATAGGTCGGACCGCATCAGATCGAGACCCAGACCAACGCTGCCTTCGACCCGTTTGGGCAGCGGCGGAGATCCGATCGCATCTCCTTTTTCCGACCTCTCCTGTACGTCAGACCGGCGCTGTTCGACTCCTCTCGGCGGTTCGAAGCGGATCCTGGTCGTCTCTGCTCCGAAAATCCATCGACGACGGCAGGAGGAAGCCCTAAATATTTCTGGATTTCCTATCGGGTTTTCTGATTGTGGCCAATTCGCGGGGTCTGACCAGTATGGATGGCTTCATCTCGTTGTCCTCTTCATGAATGTGGTCTCAGTTTCTTCAGAGAAGCTTCCTAGAGAGAGAAACGAATGAAAGAAGGTCTTTAAGTTTTCGGGCCATATTCTGTGTTTTCCGGCTACCTTCGATTCCAACTCAGGTATCAAACTTGTTTTCCTTGTCGATTTCTACCTCGCTATATGATTGAATTTGGTTGAGTTTAGAAGAAATTGAGTTTTGGGCAGAAGTTTGGCCACCGTCTGTTTACTGTTCACGGCGGCGATTTTGGTCATTCTTTGGCCAATTCCGACCATGACGCGAAACCTTGAGTATGAATTGATCATTTGATATTCTGTTATGCTTGAATTCTTGAAAATGAAGAGTTGGGTGGAATTGCAGATTAAGGCCATTGAATTTTCGAGATTGTGAAGTTCATATTGATTGCTGAAGTTACCGGAGTTCATTGTATTAGCTACTGTGATTATGTTTGAATTCAAGAGATTGGAGTGATGGATGAAAACCCAGAATTGGTTATCAAGTGTTGGGGTTGGCAGGTACTGTGATTTATGAAGCATATGTTGATGAGAAATTTGAATCGAATTCAGAATTGGGTCGAGAGTGCAATCAGTGCATAGAGGATTTGAGTAACGAAGTTTTGGGTGTCCAGAATAATTGGATGAAAGGACCGGGGGACAATTTGAGGACTTGCATCGAATGAGGAAAATTACATCGATGGTTATTTGGAGTTatttgggtgtccttagtaaatTTGAGAACTAGCTCGATTTCTATTTCTGAATAACTGATTGAGTTAAATTGAAGAACTTCGCCGACCGTCATTGATCAAGAGTCGATACGAGGATTGGATGATTATCGACAATCCCATAAGTAGAAGGATACTGATTTCAGAATGTGAGTCGCGGTGTTACTAGTTTTCAACAGTGTTGGATTTGAAGCTCGGATTTCCAGGTAGGGTTTTTCAAGGAACATTTTCTTAAATTgataaataaaattattattgaaATCGGTGATTGCTTGTCATTGATTGACATTACTTGATTGAAGTCTCGAATGTTATTGCTTTTGATAAAAGCATGTGTAGTTGATGAGTTACTTATTAAAATGTTATCGATTTCTTTAAAAGCATGTGCTTGATATCATATTGAGTTTTAATTAGCATAAATAATGCATATAGAGGCATTGAGAGTATGCATTTGAAGTGGTGTATGTAGAATGATGTGAGTGATCGATGTTGAGACTGAGACAAGAAGTGAATATTTTTGTGTAGTTAAGTTTGGCGTCATGAGGCGTTCAGGATCGATGATCAGCCCCAACTGCACATTGAGGGAAAGTATGCCCTTTCAACAAAAGAGTGTTGATAAAACGATCTTATTGGGTTTCGGGTCTGAAGATCATGAGCAAATAAGATGACTAACAAAAGGGATATGTGGATTGAAACCTTATGGGTTGTGATGAGTTGTTAGATCATATATTCGAAACATTGTTACCATGTTTGATATAGTAAATAAAAAGTGATGAGCAAGAGTTGGTTGCCTATCACTATATTTCTATTGCTTTGCTTCATTTCCTTAGACAATataaaaaagttcaaatgtCTGCTAGTAGACTAAAAAGCGAAAGATACTCTTATTTGCAAGTCATTAGCTAGTAGACTATCAAGGATCAACTCTCTTCAGGTTTCCATCTTTCAACTAGATCTAGATTAGAGATGATTTCTATTCTGTTGTACAACACATGTGTCTATCAGTGTTTTAGGCATATTTCAGGGCCTGATCATATTTAGGTTGCTTATGTTGAGGCGTGGAAATGATTTGATTCAAATAGGAAGCCTAATTCATCATCAAATACCACAAGCATAATAGTAACCATTGAGGAACACCTAAAGATCGATGTATTATATTTCATGTCTTAATTAAATACGTACGCAACAATATAGGGAGAAAAGATGAATTATACAACAGCGTGCACTATATAGtagctagattttttttttttttttgtttccaaaCAGATAGAACATCAAAGTAGGGGGAAATTAAATTGATAACAGTATACATGCCGGTGACTAGCTAGCTTGTAGTTTGATTGTTTTATCAAGCAAACATGCCAACAGATCGAGTATCGATCTTTTCACTCCACTTAGACGTTCGAACTGCTACCATGTGGGCTTATGGGAGGCGGAAAATTGTCGTTGATCGTCACCTCCTTTTTGGGAAAGATTATGCGCCACAACAGCTTTACGAGCCAAATGAGAAGTCGAATAACGTTATATAAACCAACCAGTCCAAGTAGCGGAACCCAAAACAATGTGACAGAACTCACAATCCTGATAGCGGTAGTATATTCAGAATTAACACTTTTGGGTACTACCATCTTTGCACCTTCACTGAAGGTCAGCGCCAAGAATGTGAGAGTGAGACACATGACTATTGACAAGAGCCAGACAAGTACTCGTTTACGGAGAGGAAATCCGCTTATAAGCAAAAGAGTGATGctcaaagaaaaaaggaagCATATGGCATTGTAAGTCTGGAAGTTGTTGAAGTAATCTCTATGTATGTAGCTTGAGACTGCAGTTCCGGCAACACAAGGCTTTGTTGCACTGCAAATAGTTGCTCCATCAAAAGTCGAATTGGTGTTCATTTCTTGCCAGAACCCACCTGGTGGGTTAATTGTAGCTTGGAATGTCATTGTTGAGATCATGGTAGCCACAACCATCAGCATGCCGCGTTTCTCTTCCACCCAAGTCCCACTGTTACAGCATTTCCCATTCACCTTATTTTCACTTTTCCTTCCCTTTTTTCCATCTTTCTTTGCTTCTTCTCGTACAACAGGCAGCGAGAGCAAGTATTTTATTGTCTGCACAGACATGGACTTCCATGTTCAACTTTGTCTAGGTAGAATCAGTTTCAAAGAAACTCAAAACgacattaaataaaaaaataaaataaaataataataataataataataaaaagaaaaggcaaTTGCTAAATTCGATAGTGCCTAAATGGTTCGAAAGTTGTTATTGTGGCAACGAGAGATTGTGATATTTATCCAACTTCAATGTGCATGATTAAAAGTACATCTAACATTTACATTCATGAACACGATTAACAATAATGATTAATCTTCTTTACGAGCAATTcattaaaatgaccaaaaaatgggatccctcactagaaatgtcatgtgtgtgtgtgtgaattaTATAAAACATATATACCTCAGTTTGCCTTAGCATCACAGCTAATTCGAGGATGGTCATACCACCATCGCATCCAGCTCTAGCATTGAGGAGGTCTCTATTGTCCCCTACCTCTTTCACCAATAGCTTCAAGCACTCTAATTGGTTATAAGTAACACATAAGTGGAAAACCGTGTCTCCTCTATCAAGAACCCTTAACATGACTGATTTGGGCATTGTGTGCATCAACTCAACTAAGACCTCAGCGTGTCCTCTCATAGCGGCATAGTGAAGAGGGATTCTTCCATACTGATCAGGAAACAAGCAAGCGGCCGGGTAGGCTTTCAGAAGAGCTTGAACAATCTCCTTTTGGCCCTCGTCAGCTGCCAAGAGAAGCGGCAGGCGTTTCAAGGAGTCCCTCACGGTGGCAAGTCTCCAGTTATGGGTAAGAATAGCCTTGGTGAAATCAATGTTGCCGAGCAGAGCTGAGATGTGGAGGGGAGTTTCACTGAAGTGAGTGAGTGAAACTTCGTCGAGGATGAGACGGTCTTTCTGGATCAATGTTTTAAAAGATGATACTGAGCCTGCAACTGCTGCCTCATAGAGTGCTTTTGTTGTATCGTCTTCATGGTCGTCTTCTCTaacctccatctctctctctctccccattgATTCACTTGTTCTCGAAATGGAAAGGATTGTACTTGAAACAAGAGCAGCCGAGTGGGTGGAGTACTTATAGAACATGTGCGTCAATGCTTGACTCTTCTTAATTGCACCCATGCTTTCACAAAGTCTTGGTCAAGTGCAATAATTTTAGAACATGTGCGTCAATGCTTTACTCTTTTGACTCTTAAGATTGGACGCCCATGTTTACAAGGAAAGCATTAAATCTTGGTCAAGTGCAATAATTTTACAACTAGACTTATAGCAAAATTATTGCGGAGAGAATGCATAATTATCATCGTGGTGGTGGTCCGGTGCTTGATGCCGAGAGGGAGAAGAGTGGTGCTCGGTGATAGAGAGGAATGAATGATTAATTATGAATGATGAAGAGAGAAGGCTAGCTGCACGTTCCGGAAAGGACAAGGAGAGAAAACAGagagggaaaaggaaaagggataatgaccacttacccataaAATACTAAAATACATCTCATACACCCAACCAATTTATATTTATCCTCACTCACCCaaaagttttttctttttctcccaaCTATTCATTTCAATCTTTATTCCATTACCTACCCTCTCTCTTTCAcaatcatttctttttcatttccgTTTTACTATTACAACAGtaagttttctttatttttgacggaacgtggtgggcccaattttgaaattatttgtttaaataGCAATTACAGCTAAAGTTCATCCTCTGtattcaaaggtaaacagttaaaattagagagtttctattcggacctccaaatctgctcacttgacctcactctattatgaattattaaatgacatatataacctactataaaatgactattaaggacaataattataccaaaaaaatattatatttattttatgtagactttccaattcaataatattagattgtattccttattattttctttatctattttcattttccaatttcagtatttcactacatactcattaaaacattcatatatatttaataagaattaaaaatatgattaagatcatgtaacataaaaatgtatgatatatatgttgaacacatattggtgagagaaaacaaaataaatcctcttatgatttatgacctaaatctaagtcaatcaattatatttgcaaaaataaaaatatttaaataattaatcatgtggtaacaaaaaatacagaaaaaaaaataaacattaaaaaacaaatgattttttttttagaataaaaacaaatgatttcttcatttttttttgcaaagctaaaatagaaaaaaaactaaaaatatttaaataattaatcatgtggtacaaaaaatacagaaaaaaaaaacattaaaaaacgaatgatttttttttttttgagaataaaaataaatgatttccttttttttttttgcatagctaaaatagaatttttttttttttaaaataatagttcatggcattttcttattgattagacattaatttttgaaactcaagtttgattaagaaatgtatatttagttaagatttatagagtgattaaatcattgaaatgactaaaatttttattttaaagataataatttgtttgcaaattatataagTGAGGTTATTtaaggaagtttagtgaggtttagtgagtaaatttagtatttgaagatttgataagaggtgtaaaaagcatagaggtcaagtgagtaaatttggaggttccaatagaaaaactcttaaaATTACTATCcataatttcgatcgttgacagacttgagttaattgttatttgtaagaatactagcaaagaactgaagaaggaaagagaaattgaaaaaattgaaagattttAGAGAAAGTCTCAAAAGAGAAACTCCCAATTACTGGGATATCATCTTTAGAATTCAAACAAGAATCTATAAAATAGAGCAAGCTATTGAAAATATCTTGTATATttttaaagaggaacaaaaacctcttgattatatgagcattggttagatccgcaaatcactggtatcagagcttgcaaagagctcaaaGGGGAATCCCTAATGGGGACAATTTCAGATTTAAttttagagaagttgaattctctacttAAATCTGCTTATGATAACCATCAGACCCTACAGAAAGAATTGACTAGATGTCAAAATCATCTAGAAAAACTACATGATATACtctaccaattagaaaaattggaaaacaaaatagattatatcaaagaacttccaaaaacggaagaagaaaaactaacaagtgttagtagaaaaatcaatgaacagcaaaaaacgttGGATTCTAtaaaaaatatactgaaggacaagaaagtgcctacaatAAAACCAAAGAGAACTAATGggttcaaaccattagaaagaccggaaaagaatcctgttccaaatatGATTTTTCTGGAACCATTTACTAGTCagactagtattcggtatgaaaatccgaaagaaaccagagatgtcaaaatgatgagcatcttcggaaaaaagaaaggagtacaactcctaaatactgaagaattcgaatacaacgaaatcgagcatgaggtaaaaaatgcCTCAATTCCGAAGCTAGATTTTAagcaaatctacaaaaggggaacgtttgacctgatggatagccatcattcaAATTACTAGAAttcacaaccccctctacaacaggagaaacagaccTCTTACTAATCACTCCTgaagaagttgccagagcaaggacaaaaaattatcaatttatgcatattggagcagtccaagtaggcataaaacttgtTGCTCGAGAAggtataaactgttcagttctatgtgtcttacaagacaatagactaacagattttcaagctagtcttctgggaacacttgaagcatctttatgcaacCAAGTGGCTTActtcaactgcttcccaaacttctcaattagcttgaaagatgcagctcactatctaagactgagagtcaa
Protein-coding regions in this window:
- the LOC133715669 gene encoding uncharacterized protein LOC133715669, with the protein product MFYKYSTHSAALVSSTILSISRTSESMGREREMEVREDDHEDDTTKALYEAAVAGSVSSFKTLIQKDRLILDEVSLTHFSETPLHISALLGNIDFTKAILTHNWRLATVRDSLKRLPLLLAADEGQKEIVQALLKAYPAACLFPDQYGRIPLHYAAMRGHAEVLVELMHTMPKSVMLRVLDRGDTVFHLCVTYNQLECLKLLVKEVGDNRDLLNARAGCDGGMTILELAVMLRQTETIKYLLSLPVVREEAKKDGKKGRKSENKVNGKCCNSGTWVEEKRGMLMVVATMISTMTFQATINPPGGFWQEMNTNSTFDGATICSATKPCVAGTAVSSYIHRDYFNNFQTYNAICFLFSLSITLLLISGFPLRKRVLVWLLSIVMCLTLTFLALTFSEGAKMVVPKSVNSEYTTAIRIVSSVTLFWVPLLGLVGLYNVIRLLIWLVKLLWRIIFPKKEVTINDNFPPPISPHGSSSNV